Proteins encoded by one window of Vigna radiata var. radiata cultivar VC1973A chromosome 5, Vradiata_ver6, whole genome shotgun sequence:
- the LOC106762723 gene encoding xyloglucan 6-xylosyltransferase 2: protein MLERCLGTRRVRQIHRACRHSTVTFLCLFLTVVVLRGTIGAGKFGTPEQDFNEIRHHISAARARRVLEETKPDAGANADSNPNNYATFDLSKILVDEPPTEDEKRDPNAPYTLGPKISDWDEQRRAWLRANPEYPNFIRPNKPRVLLVTGSSPKPCENPVGDHYLVKSIKNKIDYCRVHGIEIFYNMALLDAEMAGFWAKLPLIRKLLLSHPEVEFLWWMDSDAMFTDMAFEVPWERYKDSNFVMHGWNEMVYDEKNWIGLNTGSFLLRNCQWSLDILDAWAPMGPKGKIRDEAGKVLTRELKNRPVFEADDQSAMVYLLATGKETWGKKVYLENHYYLHGYWGILVDRYEEMIENYHPGLGDHRWPLVTHFVGCKPCGKFGDYPVERCLKQMDRAYNFGDNQILQMYGFTHQSLASRRVKKVRNDTSNPLEVKDDLGLLHPAFKAIKLPSS from the coding sequence ATGCTGGAGCGGTGCCTGGGGACGCGGCGCGTGCGGCAGATTCATCGCGCGTGCCGGCACAGTACGGTGACTTTCCTCTGCCTCTTCCTCACGGTGGTCGTCCTCCGCGGCACAATAGGCGCTGGCAAGTTCGGTACGCCGGAGCAGGACTTCAACGAGATCCGCCACCATATCTCCGCCGCCCGCGCCCGCCGCGTCCTCGAGGAGACCAAACCTGACGCCGGTGCCAACGCCGATTCCAACCCTAACAACTACGCCACCTTCGATCTCTCTAAGATCCTCGTGGATGAGCCTCCCACGGAGGACGAAAAGCGTGACCCAAATGCTCCCTACACTCTCGGACCCAAAATCTCCGATTGGGATGAACAGCGCCGAGCCTGGCTCCGAGCCAACCCTGAGTACCCTAACTTCATACGACCCAACAAGCCACGTGTACTTTTAGTGACCGGTTCGTCCCCCAAACCGTGTGAAAACCCGGTCGGTGATCACTACCTTGTGAAATCGATCAAGAACAAGATTGACTATTGTAGGGTTCATGGGATTGAGATTTTCTACAACATGGCTCTTTTGGACGCTGAGATGGCAGGGTTTTGGGCCAAGCTTCCCTTGATTCGTAAACTTTTACTGTCGCACCCTGAAGTGGAGTTTCTCTGGTGGATGGACAGTGATGCAATGTTCACCGACATGGCTTTTGAGGTTCCCTGGGAGAGGTACAAAGATTCCAACTTTGTTATGCATGGGTGGAATGAGATGGTGTATGATGAGAAGAATTGGATTGGGTTGAACACTGGGAGTTTTCTTTTGAGGAATTGCCAATGGTCTTTGGATATTCTCGATGCTTGGGCTCCTATGGGGCCTAAAGGGAAGATTAGGGATGAGGCTGGGAAAGTGCTCACTAGGGAGCTTAAGAATAGGCCTGTTTTTGAAGCTGATGATCAATCTGCTATGGTTTATTTGTTGGCCACTGGGAAGGAAACATGGGGTAAGAAGGTTTACCTTGAGAATCATTATTACTTGCACGGGTATTGGGGAATTTTGGTGGACCGTTATGAGGAGATGATTGAGAATTATCATCCGGGACTTGGGGATCATAGATGGCCTTTGGTGACCCACTTTGTGGGGTGCAAGCCTTGCGGGAAGTTTGGGGATTACCCTGTGGAGAGGTGCTTGAAGCAGATGGATAGGGCTTATAATTTTGGGGATAACCAGATTTTGCAAATGTATGGCTTCACTCACCAGTCCCTTGCTAGTCGCAGAGTGAAGAAAGTGAGGAATGATACTAGCAACCCTCTTGAGGTCAAGGATGATCTTGGGTTGCTTCACCCTGCTTTCAAAGCTATCAAGCTCCCTTCTTCTTGA
- the LOC106760039 gene encoding translocator protein homolog, with the protein MASQTLHDAKKSQARRALRSLAIGIAVPFSLTLTIIILFGSGRRYNSISKPFWFAPLWFINMASLASSLFMGLAAWLVWADGGFQGETDAMSLYIAHLSLSIVWHPLVLIMAAYWLALLSSIVNFCTLFMCYLRFRKINPFAKDLAKPCLAFALYLSLVSFKLMFI; encoded by the coding sequence ATGGCTTCTCAAACCTTGCACGACGCAAAGAAATCACAAGCCAGAAGAGCATTACGATCCCTAGCCATAGGCATAGCAGTTCCCTTCAGCCTAACACTCACCATAATCATTCTTTTCGGTTCAGGACGAAGGTACAACAGCATCTCAAAGCCCTTCTGGTTTGCACCACTATGGTTCATTAACATGGCTTCCTTAGCTTCGTCTTTGTTCATGGGTCTTGCAGCATGGTTAGTCTGGGCTGACGGTGGCTTCCAAGGAGAAACCGATGCTATGTCTCTTTACATAGCTCATCTCTCTCTCAGCATTGTCTGGCACCCTCTTGTCCTCATCATGGCTGCTTATTGGCTTGCTTTGCTTTCTTCCATCGTCAACTTTTGCACCCTCTTTATGTGCTACTTGAGGTTTAGAAAGATTAACCCTTTTGCCAAAGATCTAGCCAAACCTTGTTTGGCTTTCGCTTTGTATCTTTCTCTTGTTAGCTTCAAGCTAATGTTTATCTGA
- the LOC106761465 gene encoding heat shock factor-binding protein 1, translating into MSGHDAEDTKQSTADMTAFVQNLLQQMQSRFQTMSNSIISKIDEMGNRIEELEQNINELRAEIGLESSPSPSVTEREKSPLRELKPEVENP; encoded by the exons ATG AGTGGACATGATGCAGAAGACACTAAACAGAGCACTGCTGATATGACAGCTTTT GTACAAAATCTTCTTCAGCAGATG CAAAGCAGGTTCCAGACGATGTCAAACTCCATCATTTCAAAGA TCGATGAGATGGGGAATAGGATAGAGGAATTGGAGCAGAACATCAATGAACTCCGAGCAGAAATTGGTCTGGAGAGCTCACCTTCTCCTTCAGTCACCGAGAGAGAGAAATCCCCTTTGCGTGAGTTGAAGCCTGAAGTAGAAAATCCTTAA
- the LOC106761124 gene encoding 40S ribosomal protein S21: MQNEEGQITELYIPRKCSATNRLITAKDHASVQINIGHVDENGIYNGQFSTFALCGFIRAQGDADSALDRLWQKKKVEVKQQ; the protein is encoded by the exons ATGCAGAACGAGGAAGGACAGATCACTGAGCTTTACATCCCTAGGAAGTG TTCTGCTACAAACAGATTGATTACTGCGAAAGACCATGCTTCCGTTCAGATTAACATTGGGCATGTGGATGAGAATGGTATCTACAATGGCCAATTCTCCACCTTTGCTCTCTGCGGCTTCATCCGTGCTCAG GGTGATGCTGACAGTGCCCTAGATCGCTTGTGGCAGAAGAAGAAAGTTGAAGTTAAGCAACAGTAG
- the LOC106761537 gene encoding probable protein phosphatase 2C 40, producing MDFLDQEISMHSPEGELKISFGYQCNSDRGIPCKEINRTSSFSCLSGAALSANATLANTNICNGVIGEEILPSLDSPKSFRTVPSSSSFPKLEILSSSVHSSFSNLSCSPSTPTNMLEYDSCSLKSMSAPSRTEGFLNAMDVQVAGGAAGEDRVQAVCSEENGWLFCAIYDGFNGRDAADFLAGTLYDTIVSYFNMLRCDLEPDFMKASDNVAVGESFPYNLDDSLILQEHQSPSKFKGNNSGLDCFANITPPSKSEASPKSFSHSKVLDGLQQVLSQVENDFLCMVEQEMEERPDLVSIGSCVLLVLLHGNDLYTLNLGDSRAVLATCCTDNRMNGNERLKAIQLTDSHTVDNEAERARVLADHPDDPKAIVAGKVKGKLKVTRALGAGYLKKKILNDALMGILRVHNLTSPPYISTDPSLNVHKISDSDQFVIVASDGLFDFFSNDEAVELVESYILRNPFGDPAKFLIEQLVARAADSAGFSMEELMNVPDGRRRKYHDDVTVMVIILGMNQRTSKASICT from the exons ATGGATTTCTTAGACCAGGAGATAAGCATGCATAGCCCTGAAGGTGAACTTAAAATAAGTTTTGGCTATCAATGCAATAGTGATAGAGGTATACCTTGCAAAGAAATCAATAGAACAAGCAGTTTCTCTTGCTTATCCGGTGCTGCCTTAAGTGCAAATGCTACACTTGCCAACACAAATATCTGCAATGGCGTAATAGGAGAAGAAATCCTTCCGAGTTTGGACTCTCCTAAATCGTTTCGAACAGTACCCTCTTCGTCAAGTTTTCCGAAGTTGGAAATATTATCATCTTCTGTCCATAgtagtttttcaaatctaagTTGCAGCCCTTCCACTCCAACTAACATGCTTGAATATGACTCATGTTCATTAAAATCAATGAGTGCTCCTTCGAGAACTGAAGGTTTTCTTAATGCCATGGATGTTCAAGTTGCTGGAGGAGCGGCTGGTGAAGATAGAGTTCAAGCAGTTTGTTCTGAAGAAAATGGGTGGCTCTTCTGTGCAATTTATGATGGCTTTAATGGGAGAGATGCAGCCGACTTTTTGGCGGGTACCCTTTATGACACCAttgtatcttattttaatatgttacgTTGTGATTTGGAACCAGATTTCATGAAAGCTTCTGACAATGTGGCTGTGGGTGAATCCTTTCCATATAATTTGGATGATAGTCTTATTCTTCAGGAGCACCAATCTCCTTCAAAATTTAAGGGAAACAATTCTGGTCTTGACTGTTTTGCAAACATTACTCCACCTTCCAAGTCAGAAGCATCCCCTAAATCATTTTCTCATAGTAAAGTACTTGATGGTCTCCAGCAAGTTCTTAGTCAGGTTGAGAATGATTTCTTATGCATGGTTGAGCAGGAAATGGAGGAACGTCCAGATTTAGTTTCTATTGGATCTTGTGTTTTGCTTGTGCTTCTTCATGGCAATGATTTATATACACTTAATCTTGGTGACAGCAGAGCAGTATTGGCAACATGCTGTACAGATAACAGAATGAATGGGAATGAGAGATTGAAGGCTATTCAGCTCACAGATTCTCATACCGTTGACAATGAAGCCGAAAGAGCTCGAGTTCTTGCTGATCATCCTGATGATCCTAAAGCCATAGTAGCAGGGAAAGTGAAGGGAAAACTGAAGGTTACTCGAGCTTTAGGAGCAGGGTACTTGAAAAAG AAAATTCTGAATGACGCATTAATGGGAATCCTTCGAGTTCATAATCTCACAAGCCCACCATATATTTCAACTGATCCATCGTTGAATGTGCACAAAATCTCAGATTCTGACCAATTTGTTATAGTTGCGAGTGATGGATTATTTGACTTCTTCAGTAATGATGAAGCAGTAGAGCTTGTAGAGTCTTATATATTGAGAAACCCTTTTGGTGATCCAGCAAAATTTCTTATTGAGCAATTAGTTGCAAGAGCAGCTGATTCGGCAG GCTTCAGCATGGAGGAGTTGATGAATGTTCCCGACGGGAGGAGGAGGAAGTACCATGATGATGTGACGGTAATGGTGATCATCCTTGGCATGAATCAACGGACTTCAAAAGCATCAATTTGCACCTAG
- the LOC106761779 gene encoding heavy metal-associated isoprenylated plant protein 35-like → MPHIHFSFSSSNSSILSILQSFNSSFNHYFHFPLSMDAKPPQLAAQPLNYQTWFLKVSIHCEGCRRKVKKVLKSIDGVFTATIDPQQNKVTVTGSVAVETLLRKLVRAGKQAEIWPENDGKISGNGRQQQKKKKNEAREPQSGTENASAKCNSEKKSSSIDSPGKSPSVYRTPSEGGRSEGGAGSAKKKKKKLHSGGGNGNSGLSSVEAATGAPAHTGLQFQDLVGPVNVNPTRQYSLLYPESGVAAYNRLYPSYYVPSSPYTWAGLDQDYHHFQSPPLVSFEIFSDENVNGCSVM, encoded by the exons atgccCCACattcatttctctttctcttcttccaacTCTTCAATCCTTTCAATCCTTCAATCCTTCAATTCAAGTTTCAACCACTACTTCCACTTCCCTCTCTCAATGGATGCAAAACCTCCTCAACTTGCTGCACAACCTTTAAACTATCAG ACATGGTTCTTGAAAGTTTCAATCCACTGTGAAGGTTGCAGGAGGAAAGTAAAGAAAGTTCTGAAGAGCATTGATG GTGTTTTCACTGCAACAATAGACCCACAGCAGAACAAAGTAACAGTCACTGGAAGTGTGGCTGTGGAGACCCTTCTCAGGAAGCTCGTCAGAGCCGGAAAACAAGCCGAGATTTGGCCGGAGAATGACGGAAAAATCTCCGGAAATGGGCGGCAgcagcagaagaagaagaaaaatgaagcaAGAGAACCACAGAGCGGAACTGAAAATGCTTCTGCCAAGTGTAACAGTGAGAAGAAAAGCAGCAGCATTGACTCGCCGGGAAAGTCGCCCTCCGTTTACCGGACGCCGTCGGAGGGTGGTCGGAGCGAAGGTGGTGCCGGCTCTgctaagaagaagaagaagaaattgcaCAGTGGTGGTGGGAATGGAAACAGTGGTTTGAGTTCAGTGGAAGCAGCTACTGGTGCACCTGCACACACCGGATTGCAGTTTCAAGATCTTGTGGGCCCAGTGAATGTGAACCCCACACGTCAGTATTCGCTTTTATATCCAGAAAGTGGTGTTGCAGCTTATAACAGATTGTATCCTTCTTACTACGTTCCATCTTCACCCTACACGTGGGCTGGTCTAGACCAAGATTACCATCACTTTCAATCACCACCGTTGGTTTCCTTTGAGATCTTCAGTGATGAAAATGTTAATGGGTGTTCTGTTATGTGA